From a region of the Solanum stenotomum isolate F172 chromosome 2, ASM1918654v1, whole genome shotgun sequence genome:
- the LOC125854986 gene encoding uncharacterized protein LOC125854986, giving the protein MDLLCKVYGGTSDEEDDNGGIHLQRPILPPPKRAKFENFHQVSNHLPLYKSNPSANLPAQASLPGRYISKRERAAMASVEKVPDLSTTISLNSSPVLGSILDSVLPHNILSALRDQTKVYGNMIHTPERLSVVLDGHKRSVNAVQWSTSHAHLLASAGMDQTVCIWNVWSRDQKKARVLNCHHAAVKDVKWSPYGLFVLSCGYDCTSRLIDVEKGTETQVFNEDQVVGVVKFHPDNYNLFLSGGSKGHLKIWDIRAGKVVHQYVRNPDPILDAEFTVDAKRIISSSDTSKSNISENSIMVWDVSREIPLSNQVYGEAYTCPSIRCHPSDPKFIAQSNGNYIAIFSTKPPFGLDKYRRYGCHSVSGFPIKCNFSLDGDKVISGSSDGYIYVYDSNTCKLIRKIKTYNEACIDVVFHPVMSNVVASCSWSGQVSVAVT; this is encoded by the exons ATGGACCTTCTGTGTAAAGTCTATGGCGGAACCTCTGATGAAGAAGACGACAATGGTGGAATTCACCTTCAAAGACCCATTTTGCCGCCTCCAAAACGAGCCAAATTCGAGAATTTTCATCAAGTTAGCAATCATTTGCCACTCTACAAGTCTAATCCAAGTGCCAATCTCCCAGCGCAAGCTTCCCTTCCAGGAAGATACATTTCTAAGAGAGAGCGAGCTGCCATGGCTTCAGTGGAGAAAGTTCCAGACCTCAGCACAACGATTTCCCTTAACAGTTCACCAG TTTTAGGGAGCATTTTGGATTCAGTTCTGCCACATAATATTTTGTCAGCTTTGAGAGATCAAACTAAAGTCTATGGGAACATGATCCACACGCCAGAAAGACTGTCTGTAGTTCTAGATGGACACAAAAGATCAGTTAATGCTGTACAGTGGTCTACAAGTCATG CTCACCTTCTAGCATCTGCCGGAATGGATCAAACTGTCTGTATATGGAATGTGTGGAGCAGAGATCAGAAGAAAGCACGTGTACTTAATTGTCACCATGCGGCTGTCAAAGATGTGAAGTGGTCGCCATATGGTCTATTTGTGCTCTCTTGTGGATATGACTGCACATCAAGGTTGATTGATGTTGAAAAAGGAACTGAAACCCAGGTTTTCAATGAGGATCAAGTTGTTGGAGTGGTAAAATTTCATCCGGATAATTATAATCTCTTTCTCTCTGGAGGTTCGAAAGGTCACCTTAAAATATGGGATATAAGAGCTGGGAAGGTGGTCCATCAATATGTGCGAAATCCTGATCCTATCCTTGATGCTGAATTTACAGTTGACGCAAAGCGAATAATTTCATCAAGTGATACATCCAAAAGCAATATTAGTGAAAATTCAATTATGGTTTGGGATGTCTCACGAGAAATCCCTCTATCTAACCAG GTTTACGGTGAAGCATATACATGTCCCTCGATAAGATGCCATCCTTCTGATCCCAAATTTATAGCACAGTCAAATGGAAACTACATAGCAATTTTCTCTACCAAGCCTCCATTTGGACTTGACAAGTACAGGAGATATGGATGCCATAGTGTTTCTGGATTCCCCATAAAATGCAATTTCAGCTTGGATGGTGACAAAGTAATATCTGGTTCCTCTGATGGATACATTTATGTTTACGACTCAAACACTTGTAAGCTCATCAGAAAGATTAAGACATACAATGAGGCTTGCATCGATGTTGTATTCCATCCTGTCATGTCGAATGTAGTTGCTTCATGTAGTTGGAGTGGACAAGTTTCAGTTGCAGTAAcctaa
- the LOC125854984 gene encoding histidinol-phosphate aminotransferase, chloroplastic-like isoform X2, whose translation MHFTLGKSTIALLCLQNLFLSRRQSSWNNKFRLMGVIELCNISSICIGKAKPSSLIEGNRRRRITCMASSVSVHEEESHQQKQGVNGGSFIRTHLLKLSPYQPILPFEVLSTRLGRKPEDIVKLDANENPYGPPPEVNEALGAMKFPYIYPDPESRTLRAALAEDSGLESEYILAGCGADELIDLIMRCVLDPGDKIVDCPPTFTMYEFDAAVNGAGVIKVPRNPDFSLDVERIAEVVEREKPKCIFLTSPNNPDGSIIDDETLLKILQLPILVILDEAYVEFSGMESKMKWVKKHENLIVLRTFSKRAGLAGLRVGYGAFPRSIIEFLWRAKQPYNVSVAAEVAACAALKNPTYLENVKVALVQERERLFNLLKEVPFLDPYPSYSNFILCKVTPGMDAKKLKEDLATMGVMIRHYNSKELKGYVRVSVGKPEHTEALMKCLKHFY comes from the exons ATGCACTTCACCTTAGGCAAGTCGACCATCGCTCTCCTTTGCCTGCAAAACTTGTTCCTCTCCCGCCGGCAATCCAGTT GGAATAACAAGTTTCGATTGATGGGTGTGATTGAATTATGCAACATTTCATCTATTTGCATTGGTAAAGCAAAACCCAGTTCTTTAATCGAAGGAAATCGGAGGAGGAGAATTACTTGTATGGCCTCTTCAGTGTCAGTGCATGAAGAGGAGAGTCATCAGCAGAAACAAGGTGTAAATGGGGGTTCTTTTATTCGGACCCATCTTCTTAAATTGTCCCCTTATCAACCCATTTTGCCATTTGAG GTATTGTCCACTCGTCTTGGTAGAAAGCCAGAGGACATTGTGAAATTAGACGCTAACGAAAACCCCTATGGACCTCCTCCAGAG GTAAACGAAGCTTTGGGGGCTATGAAATTTCCGTATATTTATCCTGATCCTGAAAGCCGTACGTTGCGTGCAGCTCTTGCTGAAGATTCTGGCCTTGAATCTGAGTATATTCTTGCAGGGTGCGGTGCAGATGAACTCATTGATTTGATAATGAG ATGTGTATTGGATCCTGGTGACAAGATTGTTGACTGCCCACCCACTTTCACAATGTATGAATTTGATGCAGCTGTAAATGGAGCAGGTGTCATCAAGG TGCCTAGGAACCCAGACTTTAGCCTGGATGTAGAACGGATTGCCGAAGTGGTTGAACGTGAGAAACCAAAGTGCATATTTCTGACATCACCTAATAATCCTGATGGGAG TATAATTGATgatgaaactcttttgaaaatacTTCAACTGCCCATATTGGTTATATTGGATGAAGCATATGTTGAGTTTTCTGGAATGGAGTCTAAGATGAAGTGGGTGAAGAAgcatgaaaatctgattgttctTCGCACGTTCAGCAAAAGAGCTG GTTTAGCTGGACTAAGAGTAGGATATGGAGCTTTTCCACGGAGTATTATTGAATTCCTTTGGCGAGCAAAGCAACCATATAATGTGTCTGTTGCTGCTGAAGTTGCTGCTTGTGCAGCTTTAAAGAACCCCACGTATCTGGAG AATGTGAAAGTGGCACTGGTGCAAGAAAGGGAGAGGCTATTTAATCTCTTGAAAGAAGTCCCGTTTCTTGATCCATACCCTAGCTATTCTAATTTCATTCTCTGTAAGGTTACGCCTGGAATGGATGCTAAGAAATTGAAG GAAGACCTTGCGACTATGGGAGTAATGATCCGTCACTACAACAGCAAGGAGCTGAAGGGATATGTCCGTGTCTCTGTAGGCAAGCCCGAGCACACCGAGGCATTGATGAAATGCCTCAAGCACTTCTATTGA
- the LOC125854990 gene encoding protein S-acyltransferase 11 has translation MDFAESATTSTTAMRSSTSAADDDILYPEEHNVTSVSDDHETTCWGCGLRVLVSPHVPAFKCFWCGAISNQNIIKCENQNFRWRRLRDRCFVSILIVFMLLVICGGIWAIYPVLVSPGYIYGSVNIVIAIILSIFTLSTFSLSAFRSAGAPPNILWGSYPAVTKGALENYRFCEYCAKPKSPRAHHCRSCGMCVLDMDHHCPFIGNCVGAANHRHFVLFLISAIIGMIYASIMSVYAVYHIWPPLNNWQIHLLSGAFGQKLVMRMLKDIFVAFISSMLFLPARGLVLIYLFIASVSIEIGLSVLLWQQLCFIYEGKTYLSHISASGGEGTAVKDCQNFIRFFGFPYTRTRYLPSFFSSKKRHKK, from the exons ATGGATTTTGCGGAATCCGCCACCACCTCTACGACGGCGATGAGGTCCTCCACCTCCGCCGCCGATGATGACATTCTATATCCG GAGGAGCATAATGTGACATCTGTAAGTGATGATCATGAAACGACATGTTGGGGCTGTGGGCTCCGTGTTCTTGTTTCACCACATGTACCTGCTTTCAAGTGTTTCTGGTGCGGAGCTATAAGTAACCAGAACATAATTAAATGTGAGAACCAGAACTTCAGGTGGAGACGATTGCGAGACCGGTGCTTTGTCAGCATCCTTATTGTCTTCATGCTATTGGTAATAT GTGGCGGTATTTGGGCCATTTATCCGGTATTAGTTTCTCCCGGTTACATCTATGGCAGTGTTAACATTGTGATTGCTATAATATTGTCCATATTTACCCTGTCTACCTTTAGCCTTTCTGCATTTCGATCTGCTGGTGCTCCACCAAACATACTGTGGGGTAGCTATCCTGCTGTGACAAAAGGAGCACTTGAGAATTAtagattttgtgaatattgtgCTAAGCCAAAGTCACCTAGGGCACATCATTGCCGTTCTTGTGGGATGTGCGTATTGGACATGGATCATCATTGTCCATTT ATTGGAAACTGTGTTGGTGCAGCAAACCATCGGCATTTTGTCCTTTTCCTCATTTCAGCAATCATTGGCATGATTTACGCGTCCATCATGTCTGTTTATGCAGTTTATCATATCTGGCCACCATTAAACAACTGGCAAATTCACCTTCTGAGTGGGGCTTTTGGTCAAAAGTTGGTTATGAGAatgttaaaagatatttttgttgCATTTATAAGTTCTATGTTGTTTTTACCCGCGAGAGGACTTGTTCTTATCTACCTGTTTATTGCTAGTGTCTCTATCGAGATAGGTTTAAGTGTGCTTTTATGGCAGCAACTCTGTTTCATATATGAAGGCAAGACATACTTGAGTCATATAAGTGCATCAGGGGGTGAAGGTACTGCAGTAAAGGATTGCCAAAATTTCATCCGATTCTTTGGCTTCCCTTATACTAGAACAAGATATTTGCCAAGCTTCTTCAGTTCTAAGAAGAGACACAAAAAATGA
- the LOC125854984 gene encoding histidinol-phosphate aminotransferase, chloroplastic-like isoform X1 — protein sequence MHFTLGKSTIALLCLQNLFLSRRQSSCTRNNKFRLMGVIELCNISSICIGKAKPSSLIEGNRRRRITCMASSVSVHEEESHQQKQGVNGGSFIRTHLLKLSPYQPILPFEVLSTRLGRKPEDIVKLDANENPYGPPPEVNEALGAMKFPYIYPDPESRTLRAALAEDSGLESEYILAGCGADELIDLIMRCVLDPGDKIVDCPPTFTMYEFDAAVNGAGVIKVPRNPDFSLDVERIAEVVEREKPKCIFLTSPNNPDGSIIDDETLLKILQLPILVILDEAYVEFSGMESKMKWVKKHENLIVLRTFSKRAGLAGLRVGYGAFPRSIIEFLWRAKQPYNVSVAAEVAACAALKNPTYLENVKVALVQERERLFNLLKEVPFLDPYPSYSNFILCKVTPGMDAKKLKEDLATMGVMIRHYNSKELKGYVRVSVGKPEHTEALMKCLKHFY from the exons ATGCACTTCACCTTAGGCAAGTCGACCATCGCTCTCCTTTGCCTGCAAAACTTGTTCCTCTCCCGCCGGCAATCCAGTTGTACca GGAATAACAAGTTTCGATTGATGGGTGTGATTGAATTATGCAACATTTCATCTATTTGCATTGGTAAAGCAAAACCCAGTTCTTTAATCGAAGGAAATCGGAGGAGGAGAATTACTTGTATGGCCTCTTCAGTGTCAGTGCATGAAGAGGAGAGTCATCAGCAGAAACAAGGTGTAAATGGGGGTTCTTTTATTCGGACCCATCTTCTTAAATTGTCCCCTTATCAACCCATTTTGCCATTTGAG GTATTGTCCACTCGTCTTGGTAGAAAGCCAGAGGACATTGTGAAATTAGACGCTAACGAAAACCCCTATGGACCTCCTCCAGAG GTAAACGAAGCTTTGGGGGCTATGAAATTTCCGTATATTTATCCTGATCCTGAAAGCCGTACGTTGCGTGCAGCTCTTGCTGAAGATTCTGGCCTTGAATCTGAGTATATTCTTGCAGGGTGCGGTGCAGATGAACTCATTGATTTGATAATGAG ATGTGTATTGGATCCTGGTGACAAGATTGTTGACTGCCCACCCACTTTCACAATGTATGAATTTGATGCAGCTGTAAATGGAGCAGGTGTCATCAAGG TGCCTAGGAACCCAGACTTTAGCCTGGATGTAGAACGGATTGCCGAAGTGGTTGAACGTGAGAAACCAAAGTGCATATTTCTGACATCACCTAATAATCCTGATGGGAG TATAATTGATgatgaaactcttttgaaaatacTTCAACTGCCCATATTGGTTATATTGGATGAAGCATATGTTGAGTTTTCTGGAATGGAGTCTAAGATGAAGTGGGTGAAGAAgcatgaaaatctgattgttctTCGCACGTTCAGCAAAAGAGCTG GTTTAGCTGGACTAAGAGTAGGATATGGAGCTTTTCCACGGAGTATTATTGAATTCCTTTGGCGAGCAAAGCAACCATATAATGTGTCTGTTGCTGCTGAAGTTGCTGCTTGTGCAGCTTTAAAGAACCCCACGTATCTGGAG AATGTGAAAGTGGCACTGGTGCAAGAAAGGGAGAGGCTATTTAATCTCTTGAAAGAAGTCCCGTTTCTTGATCCATACCCTAGCTATTCTAATTTCATTCTCTGTAAGGTTACGCCTGGAATGGATGCTAAGAAATTGAAG GAAGACCTTGCGACTATGGGAGTAATGATCCGTCACTACAACAGCAAGGAGCTGAAGGGATATGTCCGTGTCTCTGTAGGCAAGCCCGAGCACACCGAGGCATTGATGAAATGCCTCAAGCACTTCTATTGA
- the LOC125854997 gene encoding uncharacterized protein LOC125854997 isoform X4 translates to MPSTSFFRGLTTTNSAASTRMTSSLGTHPRICSLGGGPEHIVKERSCKISCFRYTDVESSWKELFPSKIQKFNSCRHLNTRKCWSIFSAATGDANDPDDSEDSKNPPENENESVNSEILRGNLERIVGRDDSAFSGIDLAALIRNKYGRSYDVQLIKKEFMGKNLLALNVMWKYREQRSFPLTEEEYLLRLDDVANTLKCWGAVSHIRNSLEKLKERPRIGKAVSIFIDMDESGGRANEWIYK, encoded by the exons ATGCCTTCAACTAGCTTTTTCCGGGGCCTCACAACAACAAACTCTGCTGCTTCTACCAG AATGACGAGTTCTCTGGGGACCCACCCTCGTATCTGCTCATTAGGAGGAGGTCCTGAGCATATTGTGAAGGAAAGAAGTTGCAAAATTTCATGTTTTCGTTATACAGATGTAGAATCTTCTTGGAAAGAATTGTTTCCTTCAAAAATTCAGAAGTTTAATAGCTGCCGCCACCTAAATACTCGAAAATGTTGGTCAATTTTTTCTGCTGCAACCGGTGATGCAAATGATCCGGATGACTCAGAAGATAGTAAGAATCCTccagaaaatgaaaatgaatct GTAAATAGTGAAATTTTAAGGGGCAATCTTGAAAGAATTGTCGGGCGGGATGACTCTGCATTTAGTGGAATAGATCTTGCAGCTCTGATAAGGAATAAATATGGAAGGTCCTATGATGTTCAATTGATTAAGAAG GAATTCATGGGGAAAAATCTTCTCGCGTTAAATGTTATGTGGAAATACAGGGAGCAG CGATCTTTTCCGTTAACTGAAGAAGAGTACCTACTGAGGCTAGATGATGTGGCAAACACATTGAAATGTTGGGGAGCTGTTTCGCATATTCGTAATAGCCTTGAAAAGTTGAAAGAGCGGCCTCGGATAGGGAAG GCAGTGAGCATTTTCATCGATATGGATGAATCCGGAGGCCGTGCAAATGAATGGATTTACAAGTAG
- the LOC125854997 gene encoding uncharacterized protein LOC125854997 isoform X1 has protein sequence MPSTSFFRGLTTTNSAASTRMTSSLGTHPRICSLGGGPEHIVKERSCKISCFRYTDVESSWKELFPSKIQKFNSCRHLNTRKCWSIFSAATGDANDPDDSEDSKNPPENENESVNSEILRGNLERIVGRDDSAFSGIDLAALIRNKYGRSYDVQLIKKEFMGKNLLALNVMWKYREQRSFPLTEEEYLLRLDDVANTLKCWGAVSHIRNSLEKLKERPRIGKAVSIFIDMDESGGRANEWIYK, from the exons ATGCCTTCAACTAGCTTTTTCCGGGGCCTCACAACAACAAACTCTGCTGCTTCTACCAG AATGACGAGTTCTCTGGGGACCCACCCTCGTATCTGCTCATTAGGAGGAGGTCCTGAGCATATTGTGAAGGAAAGAAGTTGCAAAATTTCATGTTTTCGTTATACAGATGTAGAATCTTCTTGGAAAGAATTGTTTCCTTCAAAAATTCAGAAGTTTAATAGCTGCCGCCACCTAAATACTCGAAAATGTTGGTCAATTTTTTCTGCTGCAACCGGTGATGCAAATGATCCGGATGACTCAGAAGATAGTAAGAATCCTccagaaaatgaaaatgaatct GTAAATAGTGAAATTTTAAGGGGCAATCTTGAAAGAATTGTCGGGCGGGATGACTCTGCATTTAGTGGAATAGATCTTGCAGCTCTGATAAGGAATAAATATGGAAGGTCCTATGATGTTCAATTGATTAAGAAG GAATTCATGGGGAAAAATCTTCTCGCGTTAAATGTTATGTGGAAATACAGGGAGCAG CGATCTTTTCCGTTAACTGAAGAAGAGTACCTACTGAGGCTAGATGATGTGGCAAACACATTGAAATGTTGGGGAGCTGTTTCACATATTCGTAATAGCCTTGAGAAGTTGAAAGAGCGGCCTCGGATAGGGAAG GCAGTGAGCATTTTCATCGATATGGATGAATCCGGAGGCCGTGCAAATGAATGGATTTACAAGTAG